A window of the Lactuca sativa cultivar Salinas chromosome 7, Lsat_Salinas_v11, whole genome shotgun sequence genome harbors these coding sequences:
- the LOC111891088 gene encoding uncharacterized protein LOC111891088: MVGDDATKTHNQNEKEIIDHNSPLYLHASDYPKQMHVNEVLTDKNYNDWEQEMMNLLFAKNKSGFVDGSIKRLETESEKYLPWMHCDAMIKGWLTTAMEKEIRNNVKYAKTATEIWQDLKERFGKESAPKAYELKQAMNNTRQDDTTVSAYYTRLRVLWDEMETILPTPRCSCNGCSCGLEKKLTELKEKERTYEFFIGLDDQFSVIKTQILAMKPTPKLSTVYHLVAEDDQQRMITASKKPAREVAAFQASFQGRREPTRNSQEKGWTKTEKRHRFH, translated from the coding sequence ATGGTCGGCGACGATGCAACCAAAACCCACAACCAGAATGAGAAGGAGATCATCGATCACAACTCACCTCTCTACCTACATGCTTCCGACTACCCAAAACAGATGCACGTGAATGAAGTGCTGACCGACAAGAACTATAACGATTGGGAACAAGAGATGATGAATTTATTGTTCGCCAAGAACAAATCCGGTTTCGTTGATGGGTCGATCAAAAGACTAGAGACGGAATCTGAGAAATATCTACCTTGGATGCATTGCGATGCGATGATCAAAGGTTGGCTGACCACGGCGATGGAGAAGGAGATTCGCAACAACGTGAAATATGCAAAAACGGCTACAGAAATTTGGCAAGATTTGAAGGAACGCTTCGGAAAGGAGAGCGCTCCCAAGGCATACGAACTAAAACAGGCAATGAACAACACTCGACAAGATGACACCACCGTGTCAGCCTACTATACTAGACTCCGTGTCTTGTGGGACGAGATGGAGACAATTCTTCCCACTCCTCGATGTTCCTGTAATGGTTGTTCCTGTGGTCTCGAAAAGAAGCTAACCGAACTGAAAGAAAAGGAGAGAACTTACGAGTTCTTTATAGGGCTTGATGATCAATTCAGTGTTATAAAGACACAAATATTGGCCATGAAACCTACGCCAAAGTTGAGCACCGTCTATCATCTTGTGGCGGAGGATGATCAGCAACGAATGATTACCGCTTCCAAGAAACCGGCCCGTGAAGTGGCTGCTTTCCAAGCCAGCTTTCAAGGAAGGCGAGAACCGACACgtaactcacaagaaaagggaTGGACAAAAACAGAAAAAAGGCACCGTTTCCACTGA